One genomic segment of Amycolatopsis sp. Hca4 includes these proteins:
- a CDS encoding adenylate/guanylate cyclase domain-containing protein: MRKIAVKNVRVVLRTSLGFAGLGIGSSVAGSGVVALLLVLQGLPGDVGDRGWVLGLTAAGIVAAALLAGTLWTAWLQRRTAIWFVLGRPPSESEARRALRLPVDMAVVSGTLWLIGTVILTALAGALGSADDAVGMATVIGLGGLTTVGLTYLAAEWVARPVMTIALDVLPPRGSLPVTVLSRLVVSWALASGVPLVGVLLVATPPELGSGDHTASLIMLSVIGLALGAIGTALLARAVAAPLHRLRVALDEIARGNNDIAVDVDDASEIGRLQTSVNQLAAGLREQARMRDLFGRHVGAEVARHALEYGASLSGDVREVTALFVDVVDSTALAYRTPPEELVGKLNRLFAAVVSAVNARGGLVNKFQGDAALCIFGAPTRLADAQTAALAAARAIRDAVREAGELDLGIGVSSGPVFAGQLGSSSRLEYTVIGDAVNEAARLTELAKAVPARVLASDAVVSAALPGEAAHWEKHGELELRGRQEATPTWTTAAQS; encoded by the coding sequence GTGCGCAAGATCGCCGTGAAGAACGTCCGCGTGGTGTTGCGCACCAGCCTGGGCTTCGCCGGGCTCGGCATCGGCTCCAGTGTCGCCGGTTCCGGTGTGGTCGCCCTGCTGCTCGTGCTGCAGGGCCTGCCCGGCGACGTCGGCGACCGGGGCTGGGTGCTCGGCCTGACCGCGGCCGGCATCGTCGCCGCGGCCCTGCTCGCCGGGACGCTGTGGACGGCGTGGCTGCAGCGCCGCACCGCGATCTGGTTCGTGCTCGGCCGCCCGCCGTCGGAGAGCGAGGCGCGGCGGGCGTTGCGGCTGCCGGTCGACATGGCCGTGGTCAGCGGCACGCTCTGGCTGATCGGCACCGTGATCCTCACCGCGCTCGCCGGCGCGCTCGGCTCGGCCGACGACGCCGTCGGCATGGCCACGGTGATCGGGCTCGGCGGGCTCACCACGGTCGGGCTCACCTACCTCGCGGCCGAATGGGTGGCGCGGCCGGTGATGACGATCGCGCTGGACGTCCTGCCGCCGCGCGGCTCGCTGCCGGTCACCGTGCTGTCCCGGCTGGTCGTCTCCTGGGCGCTGGCCAGCGGCGTCCCGCTCGTCGGCGTGCTGCTCGTCGCCACCCCGCCGGAGCTGGGCTCCGGCGACCACACCGCCAGCCTGATCATGCTTTCGGTGATCGGCCTCGCTCTCGGCGCGATCGGCACGGCCCTGCTGGCCAGGGCGGTGGCGGCGCCGCTGCACCGGCTGCGTGTGGCGCTCGACGAGATCGCGCGCGGCAACAACGACATCGCCGTGGACGTCGACGACGCCAGCGAAATCGGCAGGCTCCAGACGTCGGTGAACCAGCTCGCCGCCGGCCTGCGCGAGCAGGCGCGGATGCGGGACCTGTTCGGCAGGCACGTCGGCGCCGAGGTCGCCCGGCACGCCCTCGAGTACGGCGCCTCCCTCTCGGGGGACGTCCGCGAGGTCACGGCGTTGTTCGTCGACGTCGTCGACTCGACCGCGCTCGCCTACCGGACCCCGCCGGAGGAGCTGGTCGGGAAGCTGAACCGGCTGTTCGCCGCGGTCGTCTCCGCGGTCAACGCGCGCGGCGGGCTGGTCAACAAGTTCCAGGGCGACGCCGCGCTGTGCATCTTCGGCGCCCCGACGCGGCTCGCGGACGCCCAGACGGCCGCGCTGGCCGCGGCCCGGGCGATCCGGGACGCGGTGCGCGAGGCCGGCGAGCTCGACCTCGGCATCGGCGTCTCCAGCGGCCCGGTGTTCGCGGGGCAGCTCGGTTCCAGCAGCCGGCTCGAGTACACGGTGATCGGCGACGCGGTCAACGAGGCCGCGCGGCTCACCGAGCTCGCCAAGGCCGTCCCGGCACGGGTGCTCGCCAGTGACGCCGTCGTCTCCGCGGCCCTGCCGGGCGAAGCCGCGCACTGGGAGAAGCACGGTGAGCTGGAGCTGCGCGGCCGCCAGGAGGCGACGCCGACCTGGACGACGGCCGCTCAGAGCTGA
- a CDS encoding SsgA family sporulation/cell division regulator, with amino-acid sequence MHTDAVHQSQFVLLNESTTPVLSRLSYHSHEPFAVTVAFRTERGRWIEWTFARDLLVAGLDEPAGLGDVRIRPDLSEDEDFLTLEIESPDGYASFELEVEDVRTFLDASIELVPLGEESAHFDVDGLIEEISNV; translated from the coding sequence GTGCACACCGACGCCGTACACCAGAGCCAGTTCGTGCTGCTGAACGAGAGCACCACGCCCGTCCTGTCCCGGCTGTCCTACCACTCCCACGAACCCTTCGCGGTGACCGTGGCCTTCCGGACCGAGCGCGGCCGGTGGATCGAGTGGACCTTCGCCCGTGACCTCCTCGTCGCCGGGCTCGACGAGCCGGCCGGCCTCGGCGACGTCCGGATCCGCCCGGACCTCTCCGAAGACGAAGACTTCCTCACCCTGGAAATCGAGTCACCGGACGGCTATGCGTCGTTCGAGCTCGAGGTCGAAGACGTCCGGACCTTCCTGGACGCCTCCATCGAACTGGTGCCGCTCGGCGAAGAGAGCGCGCACTTCGACGTCGACGGGCTGATCGAGGAGATCAGCAACGTCTGA
- a CDS encoding beta-ketoacyl-ACP synthase III, which yields MPAPAAVLTGLGSWLPTKVLDNHEIAARLDTSDEWIRTRTGIRERRVAGPDESTVDLAVGAGREALAGTSADAVVLATSTPDQPCPASAPQVAARLGLGTAAAFDVNAVCSGFVYALATAAGFIAGGLAERVLVIGADTFTTLIDPGDRTTVPIFGDGAGAVLLRAGDPDEPGAFGPFDLHSEGEHAELLWVEAGGARRRLSDQPSDRFLAMQGTAVFRHACARMAESSRTVLDRAGWMVGDVDRFVGHQANIRILQATAKQLGMPADAVVANIDRVGNTSAASIPLALADARADGTLVPGHRVLLSAFGAGLTWGSTVLRWPDLGQL from the coding sequence GTGCCCGCACCTGCCGCCGTGCTGACCGGTCTCGGTTCGTGGTTGCCGACGAAAGTCCTGGACAACCACGAAATCGCCGCCCGGCTCGACACCTCGGACGAGTGGATCCGGACCCGCACCGGGATCCGCGAGCGCCGCGTCGCGGGCCCGGACGAGTCCACTGTGGACCTCGCGGTGGGGGCCGGTCGCGAAGCGCTCGCGGGCACCTCCGCCGACGCCGTCGTCCTCGCCACGTCCACCCCCGACCAGCCCTGCCCGGCCAGCGCGCCGCAGGTCGCCGCCCGGCTCGGGCTCGGCACGGCCGCGGCGTTCGACGTCAACGCCGTCTGCAGCGGCTTCGTCTACGCCCTCGCCACGGCCGCCGGCTTCATCGCGGGCGGGCTGGCCGAGCGCGTGCTCGTGATCGGCGCCGACACCTTCACCACGCTCATCGACCCCGGCGACCGCACCACCGTGCCGATCTTCGGCGACGGCGCCGGCGCGGTGCTCCTGCGGGCCGGCGACCCGGACGAGCCCGGCGCGTTCGGCCCGTTCGACCTGCACAGCGAGGGCGAGCACGCCGAACTGCTCTGGGTCGAGGCCGGCGGCGCCCGGCGGCGGCTGTCCGACCAGCCGAGCGACCGCTTCCTCGCCATGCAGGGCACGGCCGTGTTCCGGCACGCCTGCGCGCGGATGGCCGAGTCCTCCCGCACGGTCCTGGACCGCGCGGGGTGGATGGTCGGCGACGTCGACCGCTTCGTCGGGCACCAGGCGAACATCCGGATCCTCCAGGCGACGGCGAAGCAGCTCGGCATGCCCGCCGACGCCGTGGTCGCCAACATCGACCGGGTCGGCAACACCAGCGCCGCGTCCATCCCGCTCGCACTGGCCGACGCCCGCGCCGACGGCACCCTCGTGCCCGGGCACCGCGTCCTGCTCAGCGCGTTCGGAGCTGGCCTGACCTGGGGTTCGACCGTGTTGCGCTGGCCGGACCTCGGTCAGCTCTGA
- a CDS encoding Lrp/AsnC family transcriptional regulator, which translates to MRTPDLDQLDIAILACLQSDARTIAETIGAKVGLSAAAVQRRIKRLREAGVIEREVAVLSPEALGLSMTFVVTVEMERENLAVFDGFRRQVLAEDAVQQCYYVTGTADYVLIVTCPDMAGFEAFTRRMFFDNPNVRHFTTSVAMDRVKVGLELPLEP; encoded by the coding sequence GTGCGGACACCTGACCTCGACCAGCTCGACATCGCCATCCTCGCCTGCCTCCAGTCGGACGCTCGCACGATCGCCGAGACGATCGGCGCGAAGGTCGGCCTCTCGGCCGCGGCGGTGCAGCGGCGGATCAAGCGGCTGCGCGAGGCGGGCGTCATCGAGCGCGAGGTGGCGGTGCTCTCGCCGGAGGCGCTCGGGCTGAGCATGACGTTCGTGGTGACGGTCGAGATGGAGCGCGAGAACCTCGCGGTCTTCGACGGCTTCCGCCGCCAGGTGCTGGCCGAGGACGCCGTCCAGCAGTGCTACTACGTCACCGGAACGGCGGACTACGTCCTGATCGTGACGTGCCCGGACATGGCGGGCTTCGAGGCGTTCACCCGGCGGATGTTCTTCGACAACCCGAACGTGCGCCACTTCACGACCAGCGTGGCGATGGATCGCGTGAAAGTGGGGCTGGAGCTGCCGCTCGAGCCGTAG